In Vibrio bathopelagicus, the following are encoded in one genomic region:
- a CDS encoding cupin domain-containing protein, translating into MIRNFYTCDKDVDENSHDGEGSIDIYRAFRRKDFDGAWDFAIRVVMPPGSSMGEHTHGDDEEMYIILKGEGTMTIEGEDRKVASGDMIVNKRFGTHGLVNTSDNEIELLIIQASLK; encoded by the coding sequence ATGATACGTAATTTTTACACTTGTGATAAAGATGTCGACGAAAATAGCCATGATGGAGAAGGTTCAATAGATATCTATCGTGCATTCAGACGTAAAGATTTCGATGGTGCTTGGGACTTTGCCATCCGTGTCGTTATGCCGCCGGGAAGCTCTATGGGTGAGCATACTCACGGAGACGATGAAGAAATGTATATCATTTTGAAAGGTGAAGGCACTATGACCATTGAAGGTGAGGACAGAAAGGTGGCTTCAGGAGATATGATAGTTAATAAACGTTTTGGCACCCATGGTTTGGTTAATACATCGGACAATGAAATTGAGTTACTAATAATCCAAGCAAGTCTAAAGTGA
- a CDS encoding cysteine hydrolase: MTKLLLVIDMQEDFFQQGRLAEKRTEFTRSLNELVHAFRRESQKIIWVRQVFKEDLSDTYLALRQSSQKWTIEGTNGCELLIELSRHPEEHEVIKKRYSAFFETELDEILNEMPPSEIVIAGVNTHACVRVTAIDAYQRDYHLLLAQECIDSYDQGCHDESFGYMVNSGIGVPLSNTEIIDRLKS; the protein is encoded by the coding sequence GTGACTAAATTACTACTAGTTATTGATATGCAAGAGGACTTTTTCCAGCAGGGTAGACTCGCTGAAAAAAGAACGGAATTTACTCGCTCATTGAATGAACTGGTACATGCCTTTCGTAGAGAAAGTCAGAAGATTATCTGGGTGCGACAAGTTTTTAAAGAAGACTTATCGGATACATATTTAGCGTTACGACAATCGAGTCAAAAGTGGACTATTGAAGGTACTAACGGCTGCGAGCTATTAATTGAGTTGTCTCGACATCCTGAAGAGCATGAAGTTATTAAAAAGCGCTATAGCGCTTTCTTTGAAACAGAGCTCGATGAAATCTTAAATGAAATGCCACCTAGTGAAATTGTAATTGCTGGTGTAAATACTCATGCATGCGTGAGAGTCACCGCTATCGATGCATATCAACGTGACTACCATTTGTTACTGGCCCAAGAGTGCATCGATTCGTACGACCAAGGTTGTCATGATGAATCATTTGGATACATGGTGAATAGTGGCATCGGAGTTCCATTATCCAACACTGAGATCATCGATAGATTGAAAAGCTAA
- the cyaB gene encoding class IV adenylate cyclase, giving the protein MNNNHFQGKYEVELKYRIDSKPVFLELLRLMPHEVMLEDNIESDWYFDSSDKGLHAENKSVCIRTMEPSGIKLWIVKGPESDRCEATNITDASKARSMLKTMGFEVVLKAEKTRSIYFVGDFHITVDSLMGIGDFAEFAIMTDDESMLSVYKVELEALANKFGLTETALQTKSYKQMFVEQGI; this is encoded by the coding sequence ATGAATAACAATCATTTCCAAGGCAAATACGAAGTCGAGCTTAAGTATCGTATTGATTCGAAACCGGTCTTCCTCGAACTCTTAAGGCTAATGCCTCACGAGGTTATGCTCGAAGATAATATTGAATCTGACTGGTATTTCGATTCTTCGGATAAAGGCTTACATGCTGAGAATAAAAGCGTTTGCATTCGAACGATGGAGCCATCGGGTATTAAGTTGTGGATAGTAAAGGGCCCCGAGTCAGACCGATGTGAAGCGACAAATATTACAGATGCTTCAAAAGCGCGTAGTATGTTGAAAACTATGGGTTTTGAAGTGGTACTCAAAGCGGAGAAAACTCGGAGTATCTACTTTGTTGGCGATTTTCATATCACGGTTGATTCCTTGATGGGTATTGGTGATTTTGCTGAATTTGCAATAATGACAGATGATGAGTCTATGCTATCGGTCTACAAAGTTGAGCTGGAAGCGTTAGCGAACAAATTTGGCTTAACAGAAACAGCGTTGCAAACGAAATCGTATAAACAAATGTTCGTGGAACAAGGCATATAG
- a CDS encoding efflux RND transporter permease subunit → MNLADFAIKQRTFVLFFTVLSVIAGLYSYFDLGKLEDPSFTIKTAVVVTLYPGASAEEVEQQVTDTVETKLQEMANLNRLRSLSRPGMSMVFVDLKESLNSKELPQEWDLLRRKVSDMKMLLPSTAQISIVQDEFSEVYGMLFSVYGEDASPSELRSYAEELQRRIKTVDGIKKVELHGVQPRVVHIDIPDERLAQYGLSMVQVWSQLNTQNTTFDAGKFSAGSERIRVQQSSQFTSLADIKNLMIKGGVSKLGTGLLRLGDIADVTMGYQEPMMTENRYNGVPAVTLAMSPVSGVNVVSLGDDINRIVNEFQASLPLGVEVATVANQPEEVQKSIDNFVTNLVESVAIVFVVLAVFMGLKSATIVGSSLILTILLTLIYMNLASIDLHRVSLGTFILALGMLVDNAIVITDMMIAKINKGIDRTVAAIDSVKETVTPLFGATVIAIMGASPVIFSQTDAAEFASSVFLIIASSLLLSWFVAMTFTALMCWMFIKPTKQKTDTKVSLYCKSVNWTVDNPMKALSGLIPLILVTAFAIPSIAVNFIPQADRPILFLDYWLPNGAKIEQTSEDMKRIEAWLLEQPEVESISTYVGAGAPRFSVTIEPEPFDPAYGQILINATDFPSLSPLIARGDKWLTQEFPNADPRFRSLKLATSDKFSVEARFSGPDVDVLHGLSNQAKAIFQAHPDTKYVRDDWRQKSKVLEPIINQDKIRLAGINRADIAFAMKRASEGMPLGRMNLNDELVTIQLRGTENSIESLETLPVRSLLGLHSVPLGQVVDGFELTSEEAMIWRRDRVKTITAQADVGRYTTPAAVRNSVIDDIEAIVLPPGYSLEWGGEYYDEHKAVSDILKQLPKAILLMVIILVAMFNGFKQPVIIFTTLPLAATGATFSLLLLDKPFGFMALIGAVTLTGMIIKNGIVLMDQIELERKDGRSLSEAIKEATVNRTMAISMGALTTALGMIPLLTDLLFDQMAATIIGGLAAATVLSLFVMPALYKLFYRAEETTSISDAIKDAVVVLDAAPSGTAHNQQSNITQ, encoded by the coding sequence GGTAACACTCTACCCTGGCGCATCAGCCGAAGAGGTGGAACAACAAGTCACGGACACAGTTGAAACCAAGCTTCAAGAAATGGCTAACCTAAACCGACTGCGCTCTCTTTCTCGTCCAGGTATGTCGATGGTGTTTGTCGACTTAAAAGAATCGCTGAACTCAAAAGAATTACCACAAGAGTGGGACTTACTGCGTCGTAAAGTATCAGACATGAAAATGCTGTTACCAAGCACGGCACAAATCAGCATCGTGCAAGACGAGTTTTCTGAAGTGTACGGGATGCTTTTCTCTGTGTACGGCGAAGACGCTTCCCCATCAGAACTTCGTAGCTACGCAGAAGAGTTACAACGTCGCATTAAAACCGTAGACGGCATTAAAAAAGTGGAGTTGCACGGTGTTCAGCCTCGCGTGGTTCATATCGATATTCCAGACGAGCGTTTGGCGCAATACGGTTTATCGATGGTTCAAGTTTGGAGCCAATTGAACACACAGAACACCACGTTTGATGCTGGTAAATTCTCTGCAGGTAGCGAGCGTATTCGTGTTCAGCAATCTAGCCAATTCACTTCGCTCGCTGATATCAAAAACCTGATGATCAAAGGTGGCGTGAGCAAGTTAGGTACTGGCTTGCTGCGACTTGGCGATATTGCCGATGTCACTATGGGTTATCAAGAACCGATGATGACAGAAAACCGTTACAACGGTGTGCCAGCAGTGACACTCGCAATGAGCCCTGTTTCTGGTGTGAACGTGGTATCTCTGGGTGACGACATCAACCGAATCGTTAACGAGTTCCAAGCGTCACTGCCACTGGGAGTTGAAGTCGCAACCGTTGCTAACCAACCAGAAGAAGTTCAAAAGTCGATAGATAACTTTGTGACTAACTTGGTTGAGAGTGTGGCAATTGTCTTTGTCGTGCTTGCAGTGTTTATGGGGCTTAAGAGTGCAACCATCGTTGGTAGCAGCCTGATCCTGACCATCTTGTTGACCCTGATCTACATGAACTTAGCATCGATTGACCTGCATCGAGTTTCTCTGGGTACATTTATCTTAGCGCTCGGTATGTTGGTAGATAACGCAATTGTGATTACCGACATGATGATCGCGAAGATCAACAAAGGCATCGACCGCACGGTAGCGGCCATTGATTCTGTCAAAGAGACAGTGACGCCACTGTTTGGTGCGACCGTTATCGCCATTATGGGTGCGAGTCCAGTTATCTTCTCGCAGACAGACGCCGCTGAATTTGCGAGTTCGGTATTCTTAATCATTGCTTCTTCGCTGTTGTTGTCTTGGTTCGTCGCAATGACGTTCACCGCATTGATGTGCTGGATGTTCATCAAACCAACCAAACAGAAAACAGACACCAAAGTGAGCTTGTACTGCAAGAGCGTTAACTGGACAGTCGATAACCCTATGAAAGCGTTGAGTGGCTTGATTCCACTGATCTTAGTGACGGCTTTTGCTATCCCAAGTATTGCGGTTAACTTCATTCCACAAGCAGACAGACCGATCTTGTTCCTCGATTATTGGCTACCGAATGGCGCTAAGATTGAACAAACGTCGGAAGACATGAAACGCATCGAGGCATGGTTACTTGAACAGCCAGAAGTGGAAAGTATCTCTACTTACGTTGGTGCTGGTGCGCCCCGCTTCTCTGTAACGATTGAGCCAGAACCGTTCGACCCAGCTTACGGCCAGATCCTCATCAACGCGACTGACTTCCCGTCATTGAGCCCCTTAATTGCTCGTGGTGACAAATGGTTAACTCAAGAATTTCCAAACGCAGATCCGCGATTTAGAAGCTTGAAGCTGGCAACCTCAGACAAGTTCAGCGTAGAAGCGCGTTTCTCTGGGCCAGATGTAGACGTTTTACATGGATTATCGAACCAAGCGAAAGCCATTTTCCAAGCACATCCAGATACCAAGTACGTGCGTGATGACTGGCGTCAAAAGAGCAAAGTGTTAGAGCCGATCATCAATCAAGACAAGATTCGCCTTGCAGGTATTAACCGTGCTGACATCGCCTTTGCGATGAAGCGTGCGTCTGAAGGCATGCCTTTGGGTCGTATGAATCTAAACGATGAACTGGTCACCATTCAATTACGTGGTACTGAAAACTCGATCGAATCACTAGAAACATTACCCGTACGCTCGTTGCTTGGCTTACATAGCGTGCCACTGGGTCAAGTTGTCGATGGATTTGAACTGACCAGCGAGGAGGCCATGATTTGGCGTCGTGACCGCGTGAAAACCATCACAGCGCAAGCCGATGTTGGTCGTTACACCACGCCAGCTGCGGTAAGAAACTCAGTGATTGATGATATTGAAGCTATCGTACTTCCACCGGGTTACAGCCTTGAATGGGGTGGCGAATACTACGACGAACACAAAGCCGTCAGTGATATTCTCAAGCAACTGCCAAAAGCGATCTTGTTAATGGTCATCATCTTGGTCGCGATGTTTAACGGTTTCAAACAACCCGTCATCATCTTCACTACCCTGCCGTTGGCAGCAACAGGTGCCACATTCAGCTTGTTGTTATTGGATAAACCTTTCGGCTTTATGGCGTTGATTGGTGCAGTAACTCTAACGGGCATGATCATCAAAAACGGTATTGTCTTGATGGACCAAATAGAACTTGAACGCAAGGATGGCCGCTCATTGTCGGAGGCGATCAAAGAAGCCACGGTAAACCGTACTATGGCGATCTCTATGGGAGCACTAACCACCGCACTCGGCATGATCCCACTACTTACGGATCTCCTGTTCGACCAAATGGCCGCAACCATTATCGGTGGTTTGGCTGCTGCAACCGTGCTGTCTCTGTTCGTTATGCCTGCGTTGTACAAATTGTTCTATCGTGCGGAAGAGACTACAAGCATATCTGACGCGATTAAAGACGCCGTTGTCGTACTTGATGCAGCGCCGAGTGGTACTGCACATAATCAACAATCTAACATCACTCAATAA
- a CDS encoding SEC-C metal-binding domain-containing protein codes for MPMIPAFCDDCGTPFSSGIFVENCLHMTMAGNRSGPCPNCGGMGSIPDGVFNVIGSAIEILNAPIRTIEQLKRYAQVLDEAKSQELSREEIKTKIDEEVPELSSVSQFLPKSRSELYAFLALIISVLAYVTPLMMSDDGMSEKEVESLINNSVQQMLMQQHIDRLENENKQLKSFESNKPTRNSQCVCGSNEKYKNCCGQLI; via the coding sequence ATGCCAATGATTCCGGCATTTTGTGATGATTGCGGTACACCATTTTCATCAGGTATTTTTGTTGAGAATTGTCTTCATATGACTATGGCTGGTAATCGTTCAGGTCCTTGTCCCAATTGCGGTGGTATGGGAAGTATTCCTGACGGAGTATTTAACGTCATCGGAAGCGCAATTGAAATTCTGAACGCTCCAATTAGAACTATTGAACAGTTAAAAAGATATGCTCAGGTTCTCGATGAAGCCAAAAGCCAGGAGTTATCGCGAGAAGAAATTAAAACTAAAATTGACGAAGAGGTCCCTGAGCTTTCTTCTGTAAGTCAGTTTCTTCCCAAAAGCAGATCTGAGCTTTACGCATTTTTGGCATTAATTATCTCAGTTTTAGCTTATGTAACACCTTTAATGATGTCAGACGACGGTATGTCAGAAAAAGAAGTAGAGAGCTTAATTAATAACTCTGTCCAACAAATGTTGATGCAGCAGCATATTGATCGTCTAGAGAATGAAAATAAACAATTAAAAAGTTTTGAGTCTAACAAGCCAACCAGAAACTCTCAGTGTGTTTGTGGCTCGAATGAAAAGTACAAAAACTGTTGCGGTCAATTAATATAA
- a CDS encoding MazG-related protein, with product MSGKVKVALKWLKRLLDAESIKYQIVGGLAATIHGGSREIADIDLYIHNSDANKVLAHVSQFISKPLNRYTEYGWDLEYFQLIYQNQKIEIGLSQNTRIQSALDGSWYQLEIDFSASVEKEYQGIELSVIPVQHLVEYKRILGREVDLIDIQELT from the coding sequence ATGAGTGGGAAAGTGAAAGTAGCCTTGAAGTGGCTGAAAAGACTCTTGGATGCAGAAAGCATTAAGTACCAAATTGTCGGTGGACTCGCTGCAACTATTCATGGTGGCAGTCGTGAAATTGCAGACATCGATCTTTATATCCATAACTCTGATGCAAACAAGGTATTGGCTCACGTATCTCAATTTATATCTAAACCGTTAAATCGTTACACTGAATACGGATGGGATCTCGAGTATTTCCAGTTGATTTACCAAAATCAAAAAATTGAAATCGGTTTATCTCAAAATACGAGGATACAATCGGCTTTAGACGGTTCTTGGTATCAGCTTGAAATCGATTTTTCAGCGTCAGTTGAAAAAGAGTATCAGGGCATCGAATTATCAGTAATCCCAGTTCAACACTTAGTCGAGTACAAGCGAATATTAGGTAGGGAAGTCGATCTAATTGACATACAAGAACTAACGTGA
- a CDS encoding leucine-rich repeat domain-containing protein, with amino-acid sequence MPNTLQRLEYGALSMNFITHIVVPESVEFIGEYALYMEDAEIKVDILNKNADVDYCAIHSPEYLDELEEDEF; translated from the coding sequence CTGCCAAACACATTGCAGCGATTAGAGTATGGGGCGTTAAGTATGAATTTTATAACTCATATCGTTGTTCCTGAATCTGTTGAATTTATCGGTGAATACGCTCTTTACATGGAAGATGCTGAGATAAAAGTCGACATACTAAATAAAAATGCCGATGTTGATTATTGTGCAATTCATTCACCGGAGTATCTAGACGAATTAGAAGAAGACGAATTCTGA
- a CDS encoding OsmC family protein, with the protein MKSIVFEAQKPLKESYVEKPSLAMVTDHAKTSGGNASEPYHSIVEPMDGCGVSVPVGVHAAVGGKHDAPTPGDILCAALAACQDSSIRMVANLMGIELVELEVNVTATADVRGALMMDRLVPVGFQNMTCEVKMKVKEGTDSKQLERLQTAAKACCVVQQTLKSPPPVKTTFIL; encoded by the coding sequence ATGAAGTCAATTGTATTTGAAGCGCAAAAACCTCTTAAAGAAAGCTATGTCGAAAAACCAAGCTTGGCTATGGTTACGGACCACGCTAAAACTTCAGGCGGAAATGCCTCTGAACCTTATCATTCAATCGTTGAACCTATGGACGGCTGCGGTGTTTCGGTGCCCGTAGGTGTTCATGCTGCAGTTGGAGGTAAGCATGACGCTCCTACGCCCGGAGATATACTATGTGCTGCATTAGCAGCTTGCCAAGATTCCTCTATTCGTATGGTTGCCAACTTGATGGGTATTGAACTGGTAGAATTAGAGGTCAACGTGACAGCTACTGCAGATGTTCGAGGGGCCCTGATGATGGATAGGCTAGTCCCGGTAGGCTTTCAAAATATGACCTGTGAAGTGAAAATGAAGGTAAAAGAAGGGACGGATTCAAAACAGTTAGAACGCCTCCAAACTGCAGCGAAAGCATGTTGCGTTGTTCAGCAAACACTCAAGTCGCCCCCTCCCGTTAAAACAACATTTATTCTCTAA
- a CDS encoding efflux transporter outer membrane subunit, protein MYLLPRFKVAPIALALLLTGCAVGPDYEEPQTTMAETFLYSQDDENQQETNQQHNHWWTQFNDPTLNQLVADVQSQNISLKLAAERINMANSYKSVVESFKVPTVNVGGGYYNYQLSENDSLLGPVFGASDAVQSATGMSLLDAQHDGGFLGASIAWEMDLFGRIDRQSNAATIRVEQAEIFKSGMNTLITADVIHNYLQYRGAQERKAIAIGNIEDQQRTLELVTKVVRSGYGSELDLAQAKAMLAATESIVPQLEIAEQVHKQRMAVLLGESLANINQRLASEFTLPRMNDVIPTGLPSDLLEQRPDIRIAEREMAAINEELGASIANRYPKFFLTGTPGVTAGSFDDLFSSDSFGWAASAGISWNVFDGGRGEAMVEMNEARFRSAALNYQHSVDSAFAEVDSSLFAYGRSQENQKRIDEATDAVDNAVSKAKSLYKAGLVDYLSVLDAQRQQKMMQDRQVAAKLQTANTTIAVYKALGGDWKVKQE, encoded by the coding sequence ATGTATCTATTACCTAGATTTAAAGTGGCTCCTATTGCCCTAGCCTTGTTACTGACCGGTTGTGCGGTCGGCCCTGACTACGAAGAGCCGCAAACCACCATGGCAGAAACCTTCTTGTACAGCCAAGATGATGAGAACCAACAGGAGACAAACCAACAGCACAATCATTGGTGGACTCAGTTCAATGACCCAACGCTTAACCAGTTAGTCGCAGACGTTCAAAGCCAAAACATCTCACTCAAATTGGCTGCCGAACGAATCAACATGGCCAACTCGTACAAGAGTGTCGTTGAATCTTTCAAAGTTCCGACAGTGAATGTGGGCGGTGGTTACTACAACTATCAATTGAGTGAGAACGACTCCCTACTCGGCCCTGTATTCGGCGCATCTGATGCCGTTCAATCGGCAACTGGCATGTCATTACTTGATGCACAACACGATGGCGGTTTCTTAGGCGCGAGTATCGCATGGGAAATGGACTTGTTTGGACGTATCGACAGACAATCTAATGCGGCAACGATTCGAGTAGAACAAGCCGAGATATTCAAATCAGGTATGAATACACTGATCACCGCAGACGTGATTCACAATTACCTGCAATATCGAGGCGCTCAAGAACGCAAAGCGATTGCGATAGGTAACATTGAAGACCAACAACGCACACTTGAACTGGTGACCAAAGTGGTTCGCAGTGGTTATGGCTCTGAGTTAGACCTTGCACAAGCCAAAGCAATGCTTGCAGCCACAGAGTCGATTGTTCCGCAGCTAGAAATAGCCGAACAAGTTCACAAGCAGCGTATGGCTGTGTTGTTGGGTGAGTCACTAGCCAACATCAACCAACGTCTAGCGAGCGAATTTACTTTGCCACGAATGAATGATGTTATCCCAACAGGATTGCCTTCTGACTTGTTGGAACAACGCCCAGACATCCGTATCGCAGAACGCGAAATGGCTGCGATTAATGAAGAGCTTGGCGCAAGCATTGCCAATCGTTATCCAAAGTTCTTCCTAACGGGCACACCAGGCGTTACGGCTGGAAGCTTTGATGACCTTTTCAGCAGCGACTCATTTGGTTGGGCAGCGTCTGCGGGTATCAGTTGGAATGTATTTGATGGTGGAAGAGGTGAAGCCATGGTCGAGATGAACGAAGCAAGGTTTCGCTCGGCAGCACTCAACTACCAACATTCGGTAGACAGCGCATTCGCAGAAGTAGATTCAAGCTTGTTTGCTTATGGTCGTAGCCAAGAAAACCAAAAACGGATTGATGAAGCAACAGACGCGGTCGATAACGCAGTGAGCAAAGCCAAATCGTTGTATAAAGCTGGTTTAGTGGATTACTTGTCGGTGCTCGATGCACAAAGACAACAAAAGATGATGCAAGACCGCCAAGTAGCCGCCAAACTACAAACCGCCAACACTACTATCGCTGTTTATAAAGCCTTAGGGGGAGATTGGAAAGTAAAACAGGAATAA
- a CDS encoding nucleotidyltransferase family protein yields the protein MNKQKLKHLIQQVPELIETAKVCRDVGLPNFYIAGGAITQIIWNSIESKSFLAQVKDFDVVYFDSSNHATEDEFKDRISSRLTHFVGVDVKNQATIHERYAKKFGCSIQAYERVEQGIESWLSAFAIGFTLDSLGNIQLFAPYGLDDAFNMLIKPNKKAMTEANYNKMTDGYKARWQKIQVLPWS from the coding sequence ATGAATAAACAAAAACTCAAGCATCTAATTCAGCAAGTTCCTGAGTTAATCGAAACCGCTAAAGTATGTCGAGACGTAGGGTTGCCAAACTTCTATATCGCAGGCGGTGCGATTACTCAAATCATCTGGAATAGCATCGAAAGTAAATCGTTTCTTGCTCAAGTTAAAGACTTCGATGTTGTTTATTTTGACAGCTCTAATCATGCCACTGAAGATGAGTTCAAAGATCGTATTAGTTCACGGTTAACTCATTTCGTAGGTGTGGATGTAAAAAACCAAGCAACCATACATGAGCGCTATGCTAAGAAGTTCGGTTGTTCCATTCAAGCGTATGAGCGAGTTGAACAAGGTATTGAGTCTTGGCTTTCTGCCTTTGCTATTGGGTTCACTCTAGATAGCTTAGGAAACATTCAATTGTTTGCCCCCTATGGGTTAGATGATGCATTTAATATGTTGATCAAACCTAACAAAAAGGCAATGACAGAAGCTAACTACAACAAAATGACCGATGGCTATAAGGCTAGGTGGCAGAAAATACAGGTGCTCCCTTGGAGTTGA